A window from Calliopsis andreniformis isolate RMS-2024a chromosome 5, iyCalAndr_principal, whole genome shotgun sequence encodes these proteins:
- the Dnk gene encoding deoxynucleoside kinase isoform X2 — translation MSIKMSSPGKLYKRPFTVCIEGNIGSGKTTFLSHFKQFNNTTVLQEPVELWQNVAGTNLLELMYSNPARYAFLFQSYVQLTMFQLHTYESPFPYKIMERSVYSARCFIENMKRTNMLQDVEIMVLNDWHDWCIKNANIETDLIVYLRTTPEVVYQRMKARARKEENLVSLEYLKQIHNIHDEWLYYQTLFTVPAPVLILNGDKSLEEMLVEFENCKNRIFDKRIEVRGEAINISTLPPSWSVGQCLAINGFNCLY, via the exons ATGTCAATAAAAATGTCCAGCCCTGGCAAATTATACAAACGTCCATTCACGGTATGTATAGAGGGCAATATAGGAAGTGGCAAAACAACATTTCTAAGTCATTTTAAACAATTTaacaatacaactgttttacaaGAACCAGTAGAACTTTGGCAGAATGTAGCAGGAACAAATTTATTG GAACTGATGTATAGTAATCCTGCACGTtatgcatttttatttcaatcaTATGTGCAATTAACGATGTTTCAACTTCACACATATGAAAGTCCATTTCCATATAAAATCATGGAGAGGTCAGTGTATAGTGCAAGATGTTTTATTGAAAATATGAAACGTACAAATATGTTACAAGATGTAGAAATCATGGTTTTGAATGATTGGCATGACTGGTGTATAAAAAATGCTAATATAGAAACAGATTTAATTG tTTACTTAAGAACAACTCCAGAAGTTGTATATCAGAGAATGAAGGCAAGAGCAAGAAAAGAGGAAAATTTAGTTTCattagaatatttgaaacaAATTCATAACATTCACGATGAATGGCTTTATTATCAAACATTATTTACTGTACCAGCACCAGTTTTAATACTAAATGGGGATAAAAGTTTAGAAGAAATGTTAGTAGAGTTTGAAAACTGTAAAAATCGAATTTTTGATAAGAGAATAGAAGTCAGAGGCGAAGCAATAAATATTTCCACGCTACCACCGTCATGGTCTGTTG GTCAGTGTCTAGCAATTAACGGTTTCAATTGTTTGTATTGA
- the Dnk gene encoding deoxynucleoside kinase isoform X1 — protein MLTLIRIASSITGKTLNLMSIKMSSPGKLYKRPFTVCIEGNIGSGKTTFLSHFKQFNNTTVLQEPVELWQNVAGTNLLELMYSNPARYAFLFQSYVQLTMFQLHTYESPFPYKIMERSVYSARCFIENMKRTNMLQDVEIMVLNDWHDWCIKNANIETDLIVYLRTTPEVVYQRMKARARKEENLVSLEYLKQIHNIHDEWLYYQTLFTVPAPVLILNGDKSLEEMLVEFENCKNRIFDKRIEVRGEAINISTLPPSWSVGQCLAINGFNCLY, from the exons ATGTTGACACTAATACGTATTGCGTCATCTATTACAG GTAAAACTTTGAACTTAATGTCAATAAAAATGTCCAGCCCTGGCAAATTATACAAACGTCCATTCACGGTATGTATAGAGGGCAATATAGGAAGTGGCAAAACAACATTTCTAAGTCATTTTAAACAATTTaacaatacaactgttttacaaGAACCAGTAGAACTTTGGCAGAATGTAGCAGGAACAAATTTATTG GAACTGATGTATAGTAATCCTGCACGTtatgcatttttatttcaatcaTATGTGCAATTAACGATGTTTCAACTTCACACATATGAAAGTCCATTTCCATATAAAATCATGGAGAGGTCAGTGTATAGTGCAAGATGTTTTATTGAAAATATGAAACGTACAAATATGTTACAAGATGTAGAAATCATGGTTTTGAATGATTGGCATGACTGGTGTATAAAAAATGCTAATATAGAAACAGATTTAATTG tTTACTTAAGAACAACTCCAGAAGTTGTATATCAGAGAATGAAGGCAAGAGCAAGAAAAGAGGAAAATTTAGTTTCattagaatatttgaaacaAATTCATAACATTCACGATGAATGGCTTTATTATCAAACATTATTTACTGTACCAGCACCAGTTTTAATACTAAATGGGGATAAAAGTTTAGAAGAAATGTTAGTAGAGTTTGAAAACTGTAAAAATCGAATTTTTGATAAGAGAATAGAAGTCAGAGGCGAAGCAATAAATATTTCCACGCTACCACCGTCATGGTCTGTTG GTCAGTGTCTAGCAATTAACGGTTTCAATTGTTTGTATTGA